The following coding sequences are from one Anas acuta chromosome 15, bAnaAcu1.1, whole genome shotgun sequence window:
- the ZDHHC4 gene encoding palmitoyltransferase ZDHHC4 isoform X2: MPLKMGFLPGDMGTGIYKWGVLSLVIPTRLQRATQKVLHRLFHTRSHLFTVLHVALEVAVYAEYTWEVFPYCWELEFHLLLLLLPYLLLAGNIGCFVLCSRADPGIITKSNHASLMKIYAYDGALFQKGVRCPTCDMEKPARSKHCRFCNVCVHRFDHHCVWVNNCIGAFNARYFFFYLFTLTVTAATIAIITAAFLIQVVLLTNLMHGSYIDDQGQEQAVEIRFLIQHLFLTFPRIVFMLGFVILLTLLLGAYCCFNLYLALTNQTSNEWHKSRRSGCSHHPTLQSCDRQVVYKNIYSKGVWMNLKEIFKPPTVLEKEKKT; this comes from the exons ATGCCCCTGAAGATGGGCTTCCTCCCTGGTGATATGGGTACAGGGATATATAAGTGGGGG GTATTGTCATTGGTAATCCCCACACGGCTCCAGAGAGCGACACAGAAGGTGCTTCACAGGCTCTTCCACACACG AAGCCATTTGTTCACTGTCCTGCACGTAGCCTTGGAGGTGGCAGTCTATGCTGAATACACGTGGGAAGTGTTTCCTTACTGCTGGGAGCTGGagttccacctcctcctcctgctcctgccctacctgctgctggctgggaacATCGGCTGCTTCGTTCTCTGCTCCCGTGCCGATCCCG gtATAATAACAAAATCAAATCATGCATCACTGATGAAGATCTATGCGTATGATGGTGCGTTATTTCAGAAAGGCGTCCGGTGCCCTACGTGCGACATGGAGAAGCCAGCCAGATCCAAACACTGCC GTTTTTGCAATGTCTGTGTACACCGTTTCGATCACCACTGTGTGTGGGTCAACAACTGCATTGGTGCCTTCAACGCAAGGTATTTCTTCTTCTACCTCTTCACGCTGACTGTTACGGCCGCAACCATTGCGATCATCACAGCAGCGTTTCTCATCCAAGTGGTGCTGCTGACAAATCTGATGCATGGGAGTTACATTGATGACCAAGGCCAAGAGCAGGCTGTTGAGATTCGCTTTCTCATTCAG caCCTTTTCCTGACTTTTCCTAGGATTGTCTTCATGCTTGGGTTTGTTATTCTTCTCACACTTCTGCTGGGTGCGTACTGCTGTTTCAATCTCTATTTGGCCTTAACCAACCAAACTTCCAACGAGTGGCATAAATCCCGAAGATCTGGGTGTTCCCACCATCCAACACTGCAATCTTGTGACAGACAAGttgtttacaaaaatatttattctaaagGAGTCTGGATGAATTTAAAGGAAATCTTTAAGCCTCCCACAGtactggaaaaagagaagaaaacatga
- the ZDHHC4 gene encoding palmitoyltransferase ZDHHC4 isoform X1, which produces MELAVLLALYLGLLLLAAAALLGGCPRSAAGALGGAARVLSLVIPTRLQRATQKVLHRLFHTRSHLFTVLHVALEVAVYAEYTWEVFPYCWELEFHLLLLLLPYLLLAGNIGCFVLCSRADPGIITKSNHASLMKIYAYDGALFQKGVRCPTCDMEKPARSKHCRFCNVCVHRFDHHCVWVNNCIGAFNARYFFFYLFTLTVTAATIAIITAAFLIQVVLLTNLMHGSYIDDQGQEQAVEIRFLIQHLFLTFPRIVFMLGFVILLTLLLGAYCCFNLYLALTNQTSNEWHKSRRSGCSHHPTLQSCDRQVVYKNIYSKGVWMNLKEIFKPPTVLEKEKKT; this is translated from the exons ATGgagctggcggtgctgctgGCGCTGTACctgggcctgctgctgctggcagccgcGGCCCTGCTCGGCGGCTGCCCGCGGAGCGCGGCCGGGGCCTtgggcggcgcggcgcgg GTATTGTCATTGGTAATCCCCACACGGCTCCAGAGAGCGACACAGAAGGTGCTTCACAGGCTCTTCCACACACG AAGCCATTTGTTCACTGTCCTGCACGTAGCCTTGGAGGTGGCAGTCTATGCTGAATACACGTGGGAAGTGTTTCCTTACTGCTGGGAGCTGGagttccacctcctcctcctgctcctgccctacctgctgctggctgggaacATCGGCTGCTTCGTTCTCTGCTCCCGTGCCGATCCCG gtATAATAACAAAATCAAATCATGCATCACTGATGAAGATCTATGCGTATGATGGTGCGTTATTTCAGAAAGGCGTCCGGTGCCCTACGTGCGACATGGAGAAGCCAGCCAGATCCAAACACTGCC GTTTTTGCAATGTCTGTGTACACCGTTTCGATCACCACTGTGTGTGGGTCAACAACTGCATTGGTGCCTTCAACGCAAGGTATTTCTTCTTCTACCTCTTCACGCTGACTGTTACGGCCGCAACCATTGCGATCATCACAGCAGCGTTTCTCATCCAAGTGGTGCTGCTGACAAATCTGATGCATGGGAGTTACATTGATGACCAAGGCCAAGAGCAGGCTGTTGAGATTCGCTTTCTCATTCAG caCCTTTTCCTGACTTTTCCTAGGATTGTCTTCATGCTTGGGTTTGTTATTCTTCTCACACTTCTGCTGGGTGCGTACTGCTGTTTCAATCTCTATTTGGCCTTAACCAACCAAACTTCCAACGAGTGGCATAAATCCCGAAGATCTGGGTGTTCCCACCATCCAACACTGCAATCTTGTGACAGACAAGttgtttacaaaaatatttattctaaagGAGTCTGGATGAATTTAAAGGAAATCTTTAAGCCTCCCACAGtactggaaaaagagaagaaaacatga